The genomic interval ACACATACGACAGCCGGAACTTAAAGCAGTTTCCCGATTCAGGGCTTTACGCCGGGGCGACGTTTGAAGAGAGGGGTTTCGGGCTGAACAATATAAACTATTCGGCTATGAAGCTGGATCTGAGGAGCTACTACAGGATCCTTGGGGACCTGACCGGAAAATGGAGGCTCGCAACAAGAGCCACAATGGGCCCCAATGTTCCATATTACGACTATTCGCTCCTGGGTTCAGGGGAAAAGGTAAGAGGTCATTTTAATGACATCAGGGAAGGGCACTATTTCTATCTGGCTTCAGCCGAACTGAAGTACCCGATTATCAAGGAATGGAATTTTTCCATAAAGCTGCCCTTGATTCCAAGCCAGCTTACAACCTACAGAATTGAAATTTTCACAAACATATTCGGCGACACTGGTGCCGTACAGCAGAAAAACACAAAACTGGGCCTGAGGGATTTCTACTCCGGTTATGGTGCAGGGCTCACATTTTTGCTGCTGCCTTACAACATTTTCAGGCTTGAATACGCATTAAACGAATTAAGACAGGGAGAACTCTTATTTGGTTTCGGATTTTCTTTCTAACGTAGAATTATACTATACTCCTGCTGCAAGCGTGCATGAGAACACGCTTGTAATAAGGGGTGAAGAGCATGAGCATATTACCAGGGTAATGAGGCACTCTGTTGGCGACGAGCTGTATGTAACCAACGGGGAAGGGTGCATATTTTTGTGCGGGATTGAAGAGATCAGGAAAGACGAGCTTACCTGTGAGGTTAATTCAGAGAGGATATACGAAAACAGGCTTAAGAACATCTGCTTCTGCCTGGCCAAGCTAAAGAGTCAGGACCGCTTTGAATTTGCGCTGGAGAAGTGTGTGGAGCTGGGCATAACGAACTTTATTGTTTTCGATTCAATGAGGAGTGTTCCCAAAGGGGGCAAAACAGAGCGCTGGCAGAAGGTTCTCATCTCGTCCATGAAGCAGTCCTTAAGGAGTTATCTTCCCAAAGTTACCACTGGGGCTTCACTTTCTGAGATCATGAAGTTTCCGGGAGAAAAGATAGTCTTTGAGCAGGACGCGAAATTAAGCTTCAGGAATTTCCGCCCGAAGGAGGACCGCAACTACTTTTTCATTTTCGGTCCCGAAGGGGGGCTGGATAAAAAGGAGCTTGCAATGTTTTCAGAAGAAAGCTCATATTTTCTTACTGAGAACCGCCTCAGGAGCGAGACCGCGGTTGTGACTGCGGCATCAATCTTATCTTTTAGCCATTAACACAATTTTAAAGCCGCTAAGGCGGCTTTTAG from Ignavibacteria bacterium carries:
- a CDS encoding 16S rRNA (uracil(1498)-N(3))-methyltransferase: MVSDFLSNVELYYTPAASVHENTLVIRGEEHEHITRVMRHSVGDELYVTNGEGCIFLCGIEEIRKDELTCEVNSERIYENRLKNICFCLAKLKSQDRFEFALEKCVELGITNFIVFDSMRSVPKGGKTERWQKVLISSMKQSLRSYLPKVTTGASLSEIMKFPGEKIVFEQDAKLSFRNFRPKEDRNYFFIFGPEGGLDKKELAMFSEESSYFLTENRLRSETAVVTAASILSFSH